A single region of the Zonotrichia leucophrys gambelii isolate GWCS_2022_RI chromosome 9, RI_Zleu_2.0, whole genome shotgun sequence genome encodes:
- the PROCR gene encoding endothelial protein C receptor encodes MLRLLLLAGILGCGAEQAAPLAFTMLQLTRVYQGNSIFRGNASLNGQLSHVLEGNNVTQVIPLESPDAWARRQDEVIAYLRNFRQLVMLFNKERPTDFTHHLCCHLGCRLYPNGTAQSFYEVTLNRTAFLSFHVPSATWERRWPGELPVAAFAQAQLMKYPITTQDLQYFLNTTCVNLLQAQSARTGRVSGRSRTPLVLGLVLGSLGLLGMALGIFLCTGGSC; translated from the exons ATGCTGCGGCTGCTCCTTCTCGCCGGGATCCTGGGCTGCGGGGCTGAGCAGGCAG CTCCGCTCGCCTTCACCATGCTGCAGCTGACCCGCGTCTACCAGGGCAATTCCATATTCCGGGGGAACGCCAGCCTGAATGGGCAGCTCAGCCATGTCCTGGAAGGGAATAATGTCACTCAGGTGATCCCGCTGGAGTCCCCGGACGCCTGGGCCCGGCGGCAGGACGAGGTGATCGCCTACCTGAGGAACTTCAGGCAGCTGGTGATGCTCTTCAACAAGGAGAGACCCACTGACT TCACCCATCACCTGTGCTGCCACCTCGGCTGCCGCCTCTACCCCAACGGCACGGCCCAGAGCTTCTACGAGGTGACCCTCAACAGGACGGCGTTCCTGAGCTTCCATGTCCCCAGCGCCACCTGGGAGCGGCGCTGGCCCGGAGAGCTCCCGGTGGCCGCCtttgcacaggcacagctgatGAAATACCCCATAACCACGCAGGACCTGCAGTATTTCCTCAACACCACCTGTGTCAACCTCCTGCAGGCTCAGAGCGCCAGGACag GAAGAGTCAGCGGCCGATCGCGCACCCcgctggtgctggggctggtgctgggcagcctcGGCCTGCTGGGCATGGCCCTGGGCATCTTCCTGTGCACGGGAGGGAGCTGCTAG
- the PFKL gene encoding ATP-dependent 6-phosphofructokinase, liver type has product MAAAAELERLRMAGAGMAIAVLTSGGDAQGMNAAVRAVTRMGIYVGAKVFLIYEGYEGLVEGGDNIKQANWLSVSNIIQLGGTVIGSARCKAFTTRAGRLRAARNLVEHGITNLCVIGGDGSLTGANIFRSEWAGLLEELVGDGQISEEVARKNCHLNIVGLVGSIDNDFCGTDMTIGTDSALHRIMEVVDAITTTAQSHQRTFVLEVMGRHCGYLALVSGLASGADWLFIPESPPEDGWEDLMCERLGETRSRGSRLNIIIIAEGAIDRSGKPISSNYVKDLVVQRLGFDTRVTVLGHVQRGGTPSAFDRVLSSKMGMEAVMALLEATPDTPACVVSHSGNQSVRLPLMECVQVTKDVQKAMDEKRFDEAIQLRGRSFENNWNIYKLLAHQKPAQEKSPFSMAILNVGAPAAGMNAAVRSAVRIGICQGHTIYVVNDGFEGLAKGQVREVGWHDVAGWLGRGGSMLGTKRTLPKTCMEKIVENVRKFNIQGLLVIGGFEAYEGVLQLVEARGQYEELCIVMCVIPATISNNVPGTDFSLGSDTAVNAAMESCDRIKQSASGTKRRVFIVETMGGYCGYLSTVTGIAVGADAAYVYEDPFTIHDLKANVEHLTDKMKTDIQRGLVLRNEKCHEHYTTEFLYNLYSSEGKGIFDCRINVLGHLQQGGAPTPFDRNYGTKLGVKAVLWMSEKLQQVYSKGRVFANSGDTACVIGLRKKVVAFSPVTELKKVTDFEHRLPQEQWWLNLRLMLKMLANYQISLTEYISGQMEHVTRRTLSIEKGF; this is encoded by the exons atggcggcggcggcggagctgGAGCGGCTGCGGATGGCGGGGGCCGGCATGGCCATCGCCGTCCTCACCAGCGGCGGCGACGCGCAAG GCATGAACGCCGCTGTCCGCGCTGTCACCCGCATGGGGATATATGTGGGAGCCAAGGTCTTCCTCATCTACGAG GGCTACGAGGGGCTGGTGGAGGGGGGTGACAACATCAAGCAAGCCAACTGGCTCAGCGTCTCCAACATCATCCAGCTG ggtgggacGGTGATCGGCAGTGCCCGCTGCAAGGCCTTCACCACGCGGGCGGGCCGGCTCCGCGCCGCCCGCAACCTGGTGGAGCACGGCATCACCAACCTGTGCGTCATCGGCGGCGACGGCAGCCTCACCGGCGCCAACATCTTCCGCTCCGAGTGGGCCGGGCTGCTCGAGGAGCTGGTCGGAGACG GGCAGATCAGCGAGGAGGTGGCGAGGAAGAACTGCCACCTCAACATCGTGGGGTTGGTGGGCTCCATCGACAACGACTTCTGCGGCACCGACATGACCATCGGCACCGACTCGGCGCTGCACCGCATCATGGAGGTTGTGGATGCCATCACCACCACGGCGCAGAG CCACCAGCGGACATTTGTGCTGGAGGTGATGGGTCGCCACTGCGG gtacCTGGCGCTGGTGTCCGGCCTGGCCTCGGGCGCTGACTGGCTCTTCATCCCTGAATCCCCTCCGGAGGACGGCTGGGAGGACCTCATGTGCGAGAGGCTCGGGGAG ACACGCAGCCGGGGCTCGCGGCtcaacatcatcatcatcgcCGAGGGCGCCATCGACCGCAGCGGCAAACCCATCTCCTCCAACTACGTGAAGGAC CTGGTGGTGCAGCGCCTGGGCTTCGACACGCGGGTCACCGTCCTGGGCCACGTGCAGCGCGGAGGGACCCCGTCCGCCTTCGACCGCGTGCTG AGCAGCAAGATGGGGATGGAGGCGGTGATGGCGCTGCTGGAGGCCACACCAGACACCCCAGCCTGCGTGGTCAGCCACTCCGGGAACCAGTCGGTGCGGCTGCCACTCATGGAGTGTGTCCAGGTG ACAAAGGATGTGCAGAAGGCCATGGATGAGAAGAGGTTTGACGAGGCCATCCAGCTCCGTGgaag GAGCTTTGAGAACAACTGGAACATCTACAAGCTGCTGGCTCACCAGAAGCCAGCTCAGGAGAAG AGCCCCTTTAGCATGGCCATTCTGAATGTGGGAGCGCCGGCCGCCGGCATGAACGCTGCGGTGCGCTCGGCCGTGCGCATCGGCATCTGCCAGGGACACACCATCTACGTGGTCAATGACGGCTTCGAGGGCCTGGCCAAGGGGCAG GTCCGCGAGGTGGGCTGGCATGACGTGGCAGGATGGCTGGGCCGTGGTGGCTCCATGCTGGGCACCAAGAG GACGCTGCCCAAGACCTGCATGGAGAAGATTGTGGAGAACGTGCGCAAATTCAacatccaggggctgctggtcATTGGGGGCTTTGAG GCGTACGagggggtgctgcagctggtggaGGCACGCGGGCAGTACGAGGAGCTCTGCATCGTCATGTGCGTCATCCCCGCCACCATCAGCAACAACGTGCCCGGCACCGACTTCAGCCTGGGCTCCGACACGGCTGTCAACGCCGCCATGGAG AGCTGTGACCGCATCAAGCAGTCGGCCTCGGGCACCAAGCGCCGCGTGTTCATCGTGGAGACCATGGGGGGCTACTGTGGGTACCTGTCCACGGTCACCGGCATCGCCGTGGGCGCCGACGCCGCCTACGTCTACGAGGATCCCTTCACTATCCACGACTTAAAG GCCAACGTGGAGCACTTGACTGACAAAATGAAGACGGATATCCAGAGAGGGCTGGTGCTGCG caaTGAGAAGTGCCACGAGCACTACACCACCGAGTTCCTCTACAACCTTTACTCCTCCGAGGGCAAAGGCATCTTCGACTGCAGGATCAATGTCCTGGGCCACCTCCAGCAG GGGGGAGCCCCGACCCCCTTTGACCGTAACTACGGGACCAAGCTGGGAGTGAAGGCGGTGCTGTGGATgtcagagaagctgcagcaagTCTACAGCAAGG GACGTGTGTTTGCCAACTCTGGAGACACTGCCTGTGTGATCGGGCTGCGGAAGAAGGTGGTGGCCTTCAGCCCtgtgacagagctcaagaaagTCACGGATTTTGA gcacaggctgccccaggagcagtgGTGGCTGAACCTACGGCTGATGCTGAAGATGCTCGCCAACTACCAGATCAGCCTCACCGAGTACATCTCAGGCCAGATGGAGCACGTCACCCGGCGCACCCTCAGCATCGAGAAGGGCTTCTAG